In one Fibrobacter sp. genomic region, the following are encoded:
- the tsaD gene encoding tRNA (adenosine(37)-N6)-threonylcarbamoyltransferase complex transferase subunit TsaD produces MIWLGIESSCDETACAVLQDDPVKVLSNPLYSQIDEHALYGGVVPEIAARAHLQKIAPIAEAAVKEAGIQMTDIDAIAYTAGPGLMGPLLVGASFAKGLARDLQIPAYGMNHLEGHLAAAWLSNPEIEPPFLTLTVSGGHTELVLEEPGFKYTSIGRTRDDAAGEAFDKCGKLLGLKYPAGATISRLGANGNRKFVEFPRALRSHDNCEFSFSGLKTAVLRYTETHDPEYIQANLGDICASLEDAIVDSLVTKTITALKQTKMKTLVVGGGVSANAWLRTRLQDYCGKHGIKFCIPDRSLSTDNGAMIAAAAIRRVRQNKLTSVEVVKPWMPLAL; encoded by the coding sequence ATGATCTGGCTTGGCATTGAATCCAGTTGTGACGAAACCGCTTGCGCCGTTTTGCAGGACGACCCCGTAAAGGTCCTTTCCAATCCGCTTTACAGCCAGATTGATGAACACGCTCTTTATGGTGGCGTGGTTCCCGAAATTGCCGCACGCGCCCATTTGCAGAAGATCGCCCCCATTGCAGAAGCCGCCGTCAAGGAAGCCGGCATCCAGATGACAGACATCGATGCCATCGCCTACACTGCAGGTCCCGGCCTTATGGGTCCTCTTCTTGTCGGTGCAAGCTTCGCAAAAGGCCTGGCCCGCGATTTGCAGATTCCGGCCTACGGAATGAATCATCTGGAAGGCCATCTGGCAGCAGCCTGGCTCAGCAATCCAGAAATTGAACCGCCCTTCCTGACGCTGACGGTTTCCGGCGGACACACGGAACTGGTTCTGGAAGAACCCGGCTTCAAGTACACAAGCATTGGCCGCACCCGCGACGACGCCGCAGGCGAAGCCTTCGACAAGTGCGGAAAACTTCTGGGCCTCAAGTATCCTGCAGGTGCCACCATCAGCCGCCTCGGCGCCAATGGCAACCGCAAGTTCGTCGAATTCCCTAGAGCATTGCGCAGCCACGATAACTGCGAATTTTCCTTTAGCGGTTTGAAAACTGCAGTCCTCCGCTACACGGAAACCCACGATCCGGAATACATCCAGGCAAACCTGGGCGACATCTGCGCCTCCCTTGAAGATGCCATCGTGGACAGCCTCGTGACAAAGACCATTACCGCCCTCAAGCAGACCAAGATGAAGACTCTTGTGGTTGGCGGCGGCGTCAGTGCCAACGCTTGGCTCCGCACTCGTCTGCAGGATTATTGCGGTAAGCACGGCATCAAGTTCTGCATTCCCGACCGCAGCCTCAGCACTGACAACGGTGCCATGATTGCAGCAGCAGCCATCCGCCGCGTAAGGCAGAATAAGCTGACCTCTGTTGAAGTGGTAAAGCCGTGGATGCCGTTAGCCTTGTAA